The Siniperca chuatsi isolate FFG_IHB_CAS linkage group LG17, ASM2008510v1, whole genome shotgun sequence genomic sequence ACAGTCCCAGAAGATGATCCGTCAGGGGAAAGCCAAGCTGGTCATCCTGGCCAACAACTGCCCTGCCCTCAGGTACATGAAGATAATGGATACATTCATACTTGTTCTATAAAAGAATAGTTACTTTTCATCTAAGTTGTTGTAAGCAAGTAGTTAAATCGGGGTTTTATGTACATGTTGTTTTAAAGCTGGtgtgtaacaacaacaacttgtaGACAGATGAGCCGATATGGTTGACAGTGCTGTTAACAGGGCCATGAGGTAGCCACAGTAATAGGAGTGAAACATAGAGAATATGGCATCAATTACTCTTGCAGGTCATCAAAGTAAGATTCCAATAATATTAATGCTGTAAAGGTTTTGATATATGCTTGCAACTGCATATTCAGCTGACTGGCCTCATACTGTGGGTattctgagaaaataatctatatatttttaacaacttaaaactgtatttttcaacaACCTTATATTAGCACTGCATTCACAGGGTGATCAGGTCATCAGGTGCTAAtgcaaaattatatttaatgttCAAACTGATCATGTCTTGTTTATTTGGATCCCTTGTCTAATTTACAGTAGTTGCATCTGCTGCTTTAACTCAACATTCTTCCTTTGTCTCTGACCTGTCCAGGAAATCTGAGATTGAGTACTATGCCATGCTGGCCAAGACTGGTGTCCACCACTACAGTGGAAACAACATTGAGCTCGGCACAGCCTGCGGAAAATACTACAGGGTGTGCACACTGGCGATTATCGACCCTGGTGAGTACCTACCTTTGTATTGGACACCAGCTACAGTATGGTGCAATTGATTCCCAAGCTTTTCCTCCACTGCCACAAACATTGAGCTTGTTCTTTGTCTCTTTAGCGCTAATTAAGATTTCAGGATGGCGTTTACGCATGCTAGAATATTTAAAGCTTGTGCCAGGCACTGTCTGGTAACAAAATTGATGCAGGGACATTAGCCTCAGGGGAAATGGTCCCAGTGAGGCTGTTTGACAGAACTGAACAACAGCATATAGGCCCCTCTAACACCgaacacaacacaacatttcaATGATCCATGATAGTGTATGTATATCCATCCAATTAACCTGTTCATCTAGAAGTATATTAGTAATCTAGTACTAATACACTGGCATCCAACACATAAAATCTAGGCACAGAGTAGAAAGTAATGTGTTGGAAACATGAGATTTAttctatgtgtttgtttgtttttaaataacaaacaaaGAATATTGTTGTGGCTTCTAATGTGGTCCTGTTTCGtgcactttctttcttttttgtttgtcaaactGCTGGGACTAGTAGCCAGATCTGTGATGTAATGTACCCTGAGATAACAACTTGCATCAGTATTACTACTGGAGAGCAGCAAAACTTTATGCCAATCTTCCAAATAAAGTCAATGCAACTCAACAAATGAGAGTTCAGAAATGTCCCTATTGAC encodes the following:
- the rpl30 gene encoding 60S ribosomal protein L30; translation: MVAAKKTKKSMESINSRLQLVMKSGKYVLGYKQSQKMIRQGKAKLVILANNCPALRKSEIEYYAMLAKTGVHHYSGNNIELGTACGKYYRVCTLAIIDPGDSDIIRSMPDQQQPPQ